In Zea mays cultivar B73 chromosome 7, Zm-B73-REFERENCE-NAM-5.0, whole genome shotgun sequence, the following proteins share a genomic window:
- the LOC118473028 gene encoding LOW QUALITY PROTEIN: uncharacterized protein (The sequence of the model RefSeq protein was modified relative to this genomic sequence to represent the inferred CDS: inserted 1 base in 1 codon; substituted 1 base at 1 genomic stop codon), with protein EEKKLAMASLEFEGYALIWWEQLLRDREEDGEDPIITWQEMKREMRIRFMPKHYWRDLFDKLQNLRQGSFSVEEYYKEMEKAMIRANVYEDEEQTIACFMAGLHRNIQRIVEFQPYQSLIDLVHQATKAECQLQQDAKSSKPLSYGARTMTGGSKSISRFTATSSATKVGSSTKSSGIQCFKCGGRGHVIKECPNNRVILVTDDGEYTSASEDEAEVGNEDDIDKSEEHTGCEFEHGTTLVVTQILSVQMKEAESGQRHNLFQTRAKVQDKVVKVIIDGGSCHNLASREMVEKLGFKLQRHPHPYHVQWLSESGDIKIGYKVKVPFKIGEYVDTVECDVAPMPVCHMLLGRPWQYDRQDFEDVFPQEXPAGLPPIXGIEHQIDLIPGAALPNRPPYRTNPEETKEIQRQVQELLDKGFVRESLSPCAVPVILVPKKDGSWRMCVDSKGIEVDESKVKAIKDWPAPTNVSQVRSFHGLAGFYRRFVRDFSTIASPLNELTKKGVEFKWGNSQEDAFQELKKRLTEAPVLILPDFTKTFEVECDASGIGIGGVLMQQGKRIAYFSEKLGGAQLNYSMYDKELYALVRALETWHHYLWPKEFVIHSDHEALKYLKGQAKLNCRHAKWVEFIETFPYIVKYKKGKDNVVADALSRRNDGFLFRANKLCVPNSSVRLLLLQESHGGGLIGHFGQKKTYEMLSDHFYWPKIRRDIIRFVERCVTCQLAKSKLNPYGLYTPLPAPKIPWEDISMDFVLGLPMTRKKRDSIFVVVDRFSKMAHFIPCNKSDDASHVANLFFREIMRLHGVPKTIVSDRDVKFVSYFWKTLWAKLGTKLLFSTTCHPPTDGQTEVVNRTLSMVKKILKDWEECLPHVEFAYNRAVHSTTNLCPFEIVYGFKPIAPIDLLPLPLVWIHLRKERFPDQRKSKLMPRGDGPFRVLAKINDNAYKIEIHVPIDDNKVSEQVVSGNVCEKDSVMDVPIFDKTPKSNAPITDKRAVSEVTPPINTEGQNTVKHYTPTSGAPQFDRTPLTELLNLPMYHVKNVLANYLSSFVQDN; from the exons gaggagaagaaacttgcaatggcatctcttgagtttgaaggatatgctctgatttggtgggagcaacttcttcgtgatcgtgaagaagatggagaggaccctattattacttggcaagagatgaagcgagaaatgagaattcgttttaTGCCGAAGCATTATtggcgtgatctttttgataaattgcagaatttgaggcaaggaagtttctctgttgaggagtattataaggagatggagaaggccatgattagagccaatgtgtatgaagacgaagagcaaaccattgcatgtttcatggctgggttacaccgcaacattcagcgtattgttgagtttcagccgtaccaaagtcttattgatttggtacatcaagccaccaaagctgaatgccagctgcaacaagatgctaagagcagcaagcccttgtcatatggtgcacgaaccatgactggaggaagcaaatcgatctcaaggtttactgctacatcctcagcaacaaaag tgggttcatcaaccaagagtagtggtattcagtgcttcaagtgtggaggtcgtggtcatgtcataaaggagtgtccaaataatcgtgtgatccttgtgactgatgatggagaatatacatcagctagtgaagatGAAGCTGAAGTAGgaaatgaagatgacattgataaatctgaagaacatacgggatgtgaatttgagcatggtactactcttgtggttacacaaatcttgagtgttcaaatgaaagaagctgaaagtggacagcgacataatctttttcaaacgcgagcaaaagtgcaagacaaagtagtaaaggtgatcattgatggagggagctgccataatcttgcCAGTCGTGAGATGGTCGAAAAGCTTGGTTTcaagttgcagcgacaccctcatccatatcatgtccaatggttgagtgaatcgggagatatcaagattggttataaggtgaaagttccattcaagattggagagtatgttgacacagtggagtgcgatgttgcacccatgcctgtgtgtcacatgctgctaggaagaccttggcaatatgaccg gcaggactttgaagacgTATTTCCACAAG caccggctggactacctccaatttgagggattgagcatcaaatcgatcttattccaggggctgcacttcctaaccgtccaccatatcgaaccaatcctgaagaaactaaggaaatacaaaggcaagtgcaagaacttcttgataaaggttttgttcgtgaaagcttaagcccttgtgctgttcctgtgattttagtacctaagaaagatggatcttggaggatgtgtgttgatt caaaaggaatagaggtggatgaatccaaggtgaaagccatcaaggattggccagctccaacgaatgtaagtcaagtaagaagttttcatggtcttgctggtttttatagaagatttgtgcgagatttcagtaccatcgcttctcctttaaatgaattgacaaagaaaggtgttgaatttaaatggggaaactcacaagaagatgcttttcaagaattgaagaaacgtttgactgaagcacctgtacttattcttcctgatttcactaaaacttttgaagtagaatgtgatgctagtgggattgggataggaggagttttaatgcaacaaggaaaacgtatagcatattttagtgaaaaattgggaggtgctcaattaaattattctatgtatgacaaagaattgtatgctttggtccgagcgcttgaaacatggcatcactacttatggccaaaagagtttgttattcattccgatcatgaagctttgaagtatttgaaagggcaagccaaactgaactgtcgccatgccaaatgggttgagtttatcgaaacatttccatacattgtgaaatataagaaaggtaaggacaatgtggtcgctgatgccttatctcgaagga atgatggatttttgtttagagctaacaaactttgtgtaccaaattcttcggttagattgcttttattgcaggagtcacatggaggcggtctaataggtcattttggacaaaagaagacttatgaaatgctcagtgatcatttctattggcccaagatAAGGAGAGACAtcatcagatttgtggagcgttgtgtcacctgtcaattagctaagtcaaaattgaacccttatggtttatatactcctttacccgctcctaaaattccttgggaagacataagcatggattttgttttaggactgccgatgactcgaaaaaagagagattctatttttgttgtggttgatagattttcaaaaatggctcattttattccatgcaacaagagcgacgatgcttcacatgttgctaatttgtttttcagagaaatcatgagactacatggagtgcccaagaccatcgtatctgaccgtgatgtgaagtttgtgagctatttttggaagacattgtgggcaaagcttgggactaaacttttgttctccaccacatgccaccccccaactgatggccaaactgaagtggtgaatcgtacattgtcaatgGTAAAGAAGATcttgaaggattgggaggaatgtttgccacacgtggagtttgcttataacagggcagtacattctacaactaatttatgccccttcgaaattgtatatgggttcaaacctattgctccCATAGATTTGTTGCCActtcc cttggtttggattcacttgcgcaaggagcgttttcctgatcagcgtaaatccaaattgatgccacgaggggatggtccatttcgtgttcttgccaagatcaatgataatgcatacaagata GAAATACATGTTCCTATTGATGATAACAAAGTATCGGAACAG GTAGTCAGTGGAAACGTTTGTGAAAAAGATTCAGTAATGGATGTCCCAATATTTGACAAGACTCCAAAATCAAAT GCTCCCATAACCGACAAGCGTGCTGTTTCTGAAGTAACACCACCCATAAATACT GAAGGACAAAATACTGTTAAACATTATACTCCCACATCTGGTGCACCACAGTTTGACAGAACCCCATTGACAGAA TTGCTGAACCTCCCCATGTATCACGTGAAGAATGTGCTCGCCAACTATTTAAGTTCATTTGTTCAGGACAACTAG